One Kazachstania africana CBS 2517 chromosome 5, complete genome DNA window includes the following coding sequences:
- the TES1 gene encoding palmitoyl-CoA hydrolase (similar to Saccharomyces cerevisiae TES1 (YJR019C); ancestral locus Anc_5.133), which translates to MSKRFCNLEKILELVRTKSTQFQTKYLPKAPVGSRSTFGGTLIAQSLLASLNCVPRDFIPISLHAYFINGGNPTVPITYDVLDLRKGNNFIHKEVKAYQFQKLIFQSMILFSREINVTNGYDHLKQLKPGENDTFIEASLLFEHDVINGEVSRKLKSIKKMNDPMYFEKLRNSFEVEPMEYHFPATFFNNKEDTSHCNYCVELRDECFVEEYDDRETTLITPFNDKRYDYVTFAYLTDSHLLLTLPFFKKLPLYVHDFSVSLDHVIYFHNLPSRHNPIYVSITNSKSKAHKHLMNAEYYDRQTGTIIASVSQEGFVVYDYNKLIKAKL; encoded by the coding sequence ATGAGCAAACGATTTTGCAACTTGGAAAAGATATTGGAGTTGGTGAGAACCAAAAGTACTCAGTTTCAAACGAAATATTTACCTAAGGCACCCGTTGGGTCTCGTAGTACATTTGGTGGGACCTTAATTGCGCAATCATTATTAGCTTCATTAAATTGTGTCCCCCGGGATTTCATCCCAATTTCACTGCATGCATATTTCATCAATGGTGGAAACCCCACTGTACCAATAACTTACGATGTCTTAGATCTAAGGAAaggtaataattttatccATAAGGAAGTTAAAGcatatcaatttcaaaaattgatattccAGTCGATGATTTTATTTAGTCGAGAAATTAATGTAACAAATGGCTATGATCATTTGAAACAGTTGAAACCGGGAGAGAATGACACTTTCATTGAGGCAAGTCTATTGTTTGAACATGACGTTATCAATGGAGAAGTGTCAAGGAAATTGAAGAGcatcaagaaaatgaatgatCCGATGTATTTTGAGAAACTGAGGAATTCATTCGAAGTTGAACCGATGGAGTACCATTTCCCTGcaactttcttcaataacaAAGAAGATACTAGCCATTGCAATTATTGTGTCGAGCTGAGGGATGAATGTTTCGTAGAAGAATACGACGATCGAGAAACGACACTAATTACACCATTCAATGATAAGAGGTACGATTATGTAACGTTTGCATATTTGACTGATTCTCATTTACTATTGACATTgccatttttcaagaaattgcCCCTATATGTGCATGACTTTAGTGTCTCATTAGATCATGTCATCTATTTCCATAATTTACCGTCTCGTCACAATCCAATCTATGTCTCGATAACAAACTCGAAATCCAAGGCACACAAACATTTGATGAATGCTGAATATTACGACCGACAGACGGGCACCATAATAGCCAGCGTCTCGCAGGAGGGATTCGTTGTCTACGACTATAACAAGCTAATTAAAGCCAAAT